The genomic interval GGGACGTCGATCGGCGGCCCGCCGGGAGCGGATCCGTCCTTCGGATCGGAGTTGCAGCCCGACATCAGAGCCGGAACCATGCAGAGCGCCGCAGCGCAACAGATCGGGAGTATGATATTTTTCATGGCGTTTGGGAATGTAAGTTAGCAAAAAAACTGCTGCGGGCTACATCGGCAGCCCGCAGCAGACTGCAAAAAAGAGAGAGTGTATTACCTCCAGCCCGGATTGTTGGGCAGCAGGTTCGGATTCTGTTGGGTTCGGCTTTGTGCGATAGGCCAGTAGTAGTGCATCTCGTTGAAATAGGGTTCGGGCGTTCCGCAGATGTTGTCGACGATCTCGACATAGTATTTCTGCGTTGCCCAGTCGAGCTTGTAGCGCATGCCGTGCCAAGCGTGCGAGAGGTCTTGTACGGCGGTCCGCCAGCGGCGTACGTCCCAGTAACGGTTGCCCTCGAACGCCAGCTCGATCTTGCGTTCGTGGCGGATCTGCTCGCGCGTGATCGATTGCAGTTCGGGCATGCCGGCCCGGGCGCGGATCTTGTTCACGGCCCACAGCGCCGAGTCGGGCTTATTCAGTTCGAAGGCTGCTTCGGCGAAATTCAGGTAGATTTCGCCGAGCCGGAAGACGATCCAGTCGGTTTTCGAGTAGTAACGCTCGGGGATCATGGCCGACGACTCGTCGAGGTATTTCAGGATGCCGAACGGCGTGGGGCGCCAGTTGTTCGCGCAGACGCCCAGCGCCGGCACGCCTTCGTAGAAACCGTCGTTGATCCACTGTCCGTCGACGAAGATGCCTACGTGGTAGTCGAGCGTCACGGAGGCTCCCTCGTGCGTCCATGGCGTGCCTTGCGTATAGATCGAGGCTTTGAAGCGAGGGTCTTTCTTGCCCCACAGCTCGTCGAGCGTCCATGTGTAGTACTGGGCGACCTTCTCGCGGTCGATCGTGGGATCCGAGCCGTCGATGTTTTCGTACGACTCGACGAACTCCAGATAGACGCAGTTCTGCTGTCCGCCGGCCCATGCGTTGTATCCGCTCGGATTCTGCCACATGTCCCACGAGTGGCCCTTGCCCGACTTGCCGTCGTAAATTTCGGAGAAAATCACCTCGCAGTTGTTTTCGTCGAGGAAGATGTTCCGGTAATTTTTCGAGCGGTCGTCGGGATATTTCTCGTAAAGCGCGAACGGACTGCCGTACAGCAGGCGGTTGCTCGCGTTGAGCGACTCCTGCCAGAAGTGTTCCTTCTTGTCGGCCGGAATACCCACCAGACCGTCGAGCTGGACCGTTCCCCAGCTCGCTATGCTACCCGCGTACATCGCGGCTCGGCTTTTCAATGCGGCGGCGGCATAGAGTGTCGGTCGTCCCAGATCGGCCGCTCCGTATGCGTCGGGGAGCAGCCGGTTGTCGATGATGTCGTTCATCTCGTCGAGAATGAACTGGTAGACGGCCTCTTCGGTCGCGCGTTTCGGGTAGAGCTCTTCGGGCGAATCGGAAAGTTGCTGCGCTTTCAGGATCAGAGGCACGCCTCCGTAACGCTTGACCATGTTGAAATAGGCGAATGCCCGGAGGAAGCGGGCCTCGGCCGTGCGGGCCGTCCGGACGGCTTCGTCGACCGGTGCGGTCTCCATTTTTTCGATAAATACGTTCAGTTTACGGACGGTCGGATAACCCCACCAGTCCCAGTCGCCGCCGCTGATGCTCAGCCAATGGGTTTTGGGTGTCTGGGTCCATGCGCTGGTCGATTCGTCGGCGAAGCCGGTCGCATACATGCAGTTGAACCAGTCCTGCGTCGCGCCGTAGGGCATCTCGTTGAAAAAGCACATTTCGGCGTAGCATTGCAGCAGGTAGTTGTCGATCAGTACCGGATCGTTCCACAGCACGTCGTCCGAGATGATGTCCAGCGGCTCTTTGTCCAAAACGCTCGTGCAGGAGCTCAGACCGCAGAGTATCGAAATCAGTATGATATGGATTTTTTTCATGGCTGTTCGGGTATTAAAGGGAAATGTTCAGGCCGATCGTAAAGGTACGCATCAGCGGATAATAGCGAGTTCCCGCGCCGCTCGGCGCTTCGGGATCGAGCTTGTACTTGTTCAGTTTGCTGATAGTGAACAGGTTGGTCCCGGCAACGTAGATTCTCAGGTTGCCGATCTTGGCGCGGCTCATCCAGCGTTTGGGAAAGGTATAGCCGATCGACATCGACTTGAGGCGCAGGTACGAAGCGTTGACCAGACGGTAGTCCGATGC from Alistipes ihumii AP11 carries:
- a CDS encoding RagB/SusD family nutrient uptake outer membrane protein, producing MKKIHIILISILCGLSSCTSVLDKEPLDIISDDVLWNDPVLIDNYLLQCYAEMCFFNEMPYGATQDWFNCMYATGFADESTSAWTQTPKTHWLSISGGDWDWWGYPTVRKLNVFIEKMETAPVDEAVRTARTAEARFLRAFAYFNMVKRYGGVPLILKAQQLSDSPEELYPKRATEEAVYQFILDEMNDIIDNRLLPDAYGAADLGRPTLYAAAALKSRAAMYAGSIASWGTVQLDGLVGIPADKKEHFWQESLNASNRLLYGSPFALYEKYPDDRSKNYRNIFLDENNCEVIFSEIYDGKSGKGHSWDMWQNPSGYNAWAGGQQNCVYLEFVESYENIDGSDPTIDREKVAQYYTWTLDELWGKKDPRFKASIYTQGTPWTHEGASVTLDYHVGIFVDGQWINDGFYEGVPALGVCANNWRPTPFGILKYLDESSAMIPERYYSKTDWIVFRLGEIYLNFAEAAFELNKPDSALWAVNKIRARAGMPELQSITREQIRHERKIELAFEGNRYWDVRRWRTAVQDLSHAWHGMRYKLDWATQKYYVEIVDNICGTPEPYFNEMHYYWPIAQSRTQQNPNLLPNNPGWR